A region from the Musa acuminata AAA Group cultivar baxijiao chromosome BXJ1-10, Cavendish_Baxijiao_AAA, whole genome shotgun sequence genome encodes:
- the LOC103968401 gene encoding transcriptional corepressor SEUSS isoform X1, producing the protein MVPSGSSTPIGGAQSVTPSLLRSNSGLLGGSQPGLIPSPPPFSSLVSPRTQYSNSGSLLGNMSNVPPLNNSYGNGGPVGGLSGSPMNLQQHGSLVGVADMVGSAEPNPLLFTSSSGQSQGQQQCFQNPSSSQHGPDQPQSQIDAMQNLQQQFSVPQSQQLPLRGGLGGAGRLGPVKLEPQMGPSDQISPPQQLQTLHNIGMVKVEPQQLQSFRSLGPVKMESHHSDPSLFLQQQQQQQQQQQQQQILQLSRQNSQAAAAQMSLLQQQRMLQFQQQQQQQQIVKTLPQQRGQLRQQQLLQHNLPVRPPMRSTVYEPGMCARRLTQYMYHQQHRPQDNNIEFWRKFIAEYFAPSAKKRWCVSLYGSGRQTTGVLPQVWLTTNQDVWHCEICNHKPGRGFETTVEVLPRLFQIKYASGTLEELLYVDMPREYQNASGQIVLDYAKAIQESVFEQLRVVRDGQLRIVFNPDLKISSWEFCARRHEELIPRRVIIPQVSQLGAMVQRYQAAAQNASLPTQDLQNTCNSFVASARQLAKALEVPLVNDLGYTKRYVRCLQISEVVNSMKDLIDYSKETRSGPIDSLINFPRRTSCSSGLQTQQPQQPEQQQPITQNPNHNDQNSAHATGIQLSAGSSNVVSINNSLNAASSTSTSAATIIGLLHQNSINTRQENQMNTVNSPYGGGNAVQIPSASSSNTLAPSQPNPPSPFSSLAPASNNNPTTTSHNAAHLSSINSPASLSTMQQPASQVHETDPNDSQSSVHQILHELMMSSQLNGVNSLGNDMKPINGITPALSVENCLVGHSLSNNSAISGAGFSGMGGIGLSAAASGMRPGGTNNAMAMNGRVGASHLSQDPTATSHQQQDIGNRLLERIGTVNSFNNLQFDWKSFP; encoded by the exons atggtgCCTTCAGGGTCTTCGACTCCCATTGGCGGGGCTCAATCAGTCACTCCTTCCCTTCTCCGGTCGAATTCTGGGTTGCTTGGGGGATCCCAGCCCGGGTTGATTCCATCACCGCCCCCTTTCTCGTCTCTGGTTTCGCCTCGGACCCAGTACAGCAACAGCGGCAGCTTGCTTGGAAACATGTCCAATGTTCCACCCCTCAACAATTCATATGGAAATGGAGGGCCTGTCGGTGGGCTTTCTGGATCAcccatgaatctccaacagcatggTAGCCTTGTTGGTGTTGCTGATATGGTCGGCTCTGCTGAGCCTAACCCTTTGTTGTTCACATCTTCGTCGGGCCAAAGCCAGGGGCAACAACAGTGCTTCCAGAACCCCTCAAGCAGCCAACATGGTCCAGATCAACCACAGTCTCAAATCGATGCAATGCAAAATTTGCAGCAGCAGTTCTCTGTTCCTCAGAGTCAGCAGCTGCCGCTTCGGGGAGGATTGGGTGGCGCAGGACGATTGGGGCCTGTTAAGTTGGAGCCACAGATGGGTCCCAGTGATCAGATTAGTCCGCCGCAGCAATTGCAAACCTTACACAACATTGGTATGGTGAAAGTGGAGCCACAGCAGTTACAGTCCTTCAGAAGCTTGGGTCCTGTAAAAATGGAAAGCCACCATTCAGACCCTTCATTGTTTctccagcagcagcaacaacagcaacagcagcagcaacaacaacagatTTTGCAGTTATCAAGGCAGAATTCTCAGGCTGCAGCTGCACAAATGAGTCTCTTGCAACAGCAACGAATGTTACaatttcagcagcagcagcagcaacagcagattGTCAAAACCCTCCCTCAGCAAAGAGGCCAGTTGCGGCAGCAGCAGCTTCTCCAACACAATCTTCCAGTTAGACCTCCAATGAGATCTACAGTGTATGAGCCAGGAATGTGTGCTCGGAGGTTAACCCAGTATATGTACCATCAGCAGCACCGACCACAG GATAACAACATAGAATTTTGGAGAAAATTTATCGCCGAATACTTTGCACCTAGTGCCAAGAAGAGGTGGTGTGTGTCTCTTTATGGAAGTGGTCGTCAAACTACTGGTGTTCTCCCACAGGTATGGTTAACTACCAATCAG GATGTGTGGCACTGTGAGATATGCAACCATAAACCTGGACGTGGTTTTG AAACTACTGTTGAGGTTTTACCAAGGCTCTTCCAAATTAAATATGCTAGCGGCACCTTAGAAGAACTTCTATATGTAGACATGCCTCGCGAGTATCAAAATGCTTCTGGTCAAATTGTCTTGGATTATGCTAAGGCAATTCAGGAGAGTGTCTTCGAGCAATTGCGAGTGGTGCGTGATGGCCAGCTGCGAATTGTTTTCAACCCTGATTTAAAG ATTTCTTCTTGGGAATTTTGTGCTAGGCGCCATGAAGAGCTTATTCCTCGAAGAGTTATCATTCCACAG GTTAGTCAACTTGGTGCTATGGTGCAAAGGTATCAGGCTGCTGCTCAAAATGCATCATTACCCACACAAGATTTGCAAAACACTTGTAATTC GTTTGTAGCATCAGCTCGCCAATTGGCCAAAGCTTTGGAAGTTCCATTGGTGAATGATTTAGGATATACAAAAAGATATGTTCGTTGCCTTCAG ATATCTGAAGTGGTTAACAGTATGAAGGATTTGATTGATTATAGCAAAGAAACTAGATCTGGACCTATAG ATAGCTTGATTAACTTCCCTCGAAGGACTTCTTGTTCGTCAGGTCTTCAAACTCAGCAACCCCAACAGCCTGAGCAACAGCAACCCATCACCCAGAATCCGAACCATAATGATCAGAACTCTGCTCATGCCACCGGCATACAGCTTTCTGCTGGTAGCAGTAATGTTGTGAGTATCAATAACTCCCTTAATGCTGCTTCATCTACCTCTACATCTGCAGCAACCATTATTGGTCTCCTCCACCAAAATTCTATAAATACCAGGCAAGAAAACCAGATGAACACAGTAAACAGTCCTTATGGTGGTGGGAATGCTGTTCAGATTCCATCCGCCAGTTCATCCAATACATTAGCTCCATCACAACCCAATCCTCCTTcccctttttcttctttggcaCCTGCTTCCAATAACAATCCGACGACAACCTCTCATAATGCTGCTCATCTGAGCTCCATAAATTCACCTGCAAGCTTGTCAACAATGCAACAGCCTGCATCACAGGTGCATGAGACTGatccaaatgattcacaaagctcTGTCCACCAAATTCTGCATGAGCTGATGATGTCCTCGCAGCTAAATGGTGTCAATTCCTTGGGGAATGACATGAAGCCAATTAATGGGATAACTCCTGCGTTGAGTGTGGAGAACTGCTTAGTTGGACACAGTTTATCCAACAACTCGGCTATCAGTGGCGCAGGCTTTTCAGGCATGGGTGGGATTGGTCTGTCTGCTGCTGCTAGTGGGATGCGGCCAGGAGGGACTAATAATGCTATGGCTATGAATGGGAGGGTCGGAGCGAGTCACCTTTCCCAAGATCCCACAGCTACTAGCCATCAACAGCAAGATATTGGAAATCGACTATTGGAAAGAATAGGAACAGTTAACAGCTTCAATAATCTTCAATTTGATTGGAAGTCCTTTCCTTAA
- the LOC135595760 gene encoding uncharacterized protein LOC135595760 isoform X1, translated as MITHRQLRRREIPTGNRFSLAKPVPRGRDDHDSFLGDMEHASPAERTTGKLGGTPSQPLWKTMESPMARSADSSPMHKHHDGKQVVPNPGAREIARYRQDMLDMVREMPESAYELTLRDMVETPRIAQTAQETIEKRREEAKDKAEKVKDQSKGKRRLLRKESMETGVFLRMFVPISLGGGRRKSSGGSNTCAKVSPRPVLAEAEKGGIERMEGELWKKNDSNGKGSRSRKMNGCYDFFLTNKSRSM; from the exons ATGATCACTCACCGACAACTCCGACGACGAGAAATCCCCACCGGCAACCGGTTCAGTCTTGCGAAGCCAGTTCCAAGAGGTAGAGATGATCACGATAGCTTCCTAGGTGATATGGAGCATGCTTCGCCGGCAGAAAGAACCACCGGCAAGCTTGGTGGTACTCCTTCACAGCCATTGTGGAAGACCATGGAGTCTCCGATGGCTCGATCGGCTGACAGCTCTCCGATGCACAAGCACCACGACGGTAAGCAAGTAGTTCCGAATCCAGGAGCTCGGGAGATTGCCAGGTACAGGCAGGACATGTTGGATATGGTGAGGGAGATGCCGGAGTCTGCTTATGAACTCACGCTGAGGGATATGGTGGAGACTCCGAGGATAGCCCAGACGGCGCAGGAAACGAtagagaagaggagagaagaggCAAAGGATAAAGCTGAGAAGGTGAAGGATCAAAGTAAAGGGAAGAGAAGGCTGTTGAGAAAAGAGAGCATGGAAACTGGGGTGTTCCTTAGAATGTTCGTGCCAATCTCTCTGGGTGGAGGTAGAAGGAAGAGCTCAGGAGGGTCTAATACTTGCGCAAAGGTGTCACCGAGGCCTGTCCTGGCAGAAGCAGAGAAGGGTGGGATTGAAAGGATGGAGGGAGAGTTGTGGAAGAAGAATGATTCCAACGGTAAGGGAAGCAGAAGCAG GAAAATGAATGGCTGCTATGATTTCTTCCTTACAAATAAAAGCCGATCCATGTAA
- the LOC103968398 gene encoding uncharacterized protein LOC103968398, producing the protein MDEFSFPTIAVDQDSLCSPPFPHFAASPLWFLPSSDAERKISGDGPRIFFSAEGEEEEASKVAGAAALEDSMDMLWEDFNEELRRSFCERDRDAEVPDYGMAELRCLQALSESKSGSLIHRRRSSLILILKVLKKLFLTHRDSSSRRTPLC; encoded by the coding sequence ATGGATGAGTTCAGCTTCCCCACCATTGCAGTCGACCAAGACTCCCTCTGCAGCCCCCCCTTCCCCCACTTTGCTGCATCTCCTCTTTGGTTCCTGCCTTCCAGCGACGCCGAACGCAAGATCTCCGGCGACGGTCCCAGGATCTTCTTTTCCgcagaaggggaagaagaagaagcgtcgaAGGTCGCCGGCGCAGCGGCGTTGGAGGACAGCATGGACATGCTGTGGGAGGACTTCAACGAAGAGCTGCGCCGCTCGTTCTGCGAACGGGATAGGGATGCAGAGGTCCCGGACTACGGCATGGCAGAGTTGCGCTGCTTGCAGGCGCTGAGCGAGTCCAAGAGTGGCAGCCTGATTCATCGCAGGCGGTCGAGCTTGATATTGATCCTCAAGGTGCTGAAGAAGCTGTTCTTGACCCACAGGGATAGCTCGTCGAGGAGGACTCCACTCTGCTAA
- the LOC103968401 gene encoding transcriptional corepressor SEUSS isoform X2 — protein sequence MVPSGSSTPIGGAQSVTPSLLRSNSGLLGGSQPGLIPSPPPFSSLVSPRTQYSNSGSLLGNMSNVPPLNNSYGNGGPVGGLSGSPMNLQQHGSLVGVADMVGSAEPNPLLFTSSSGQSQGQQQCFQNPSSSQHGPDQPQSQIDAMQNLQQQFSVPQSQQLPLRGGLGGAGRLGPVKLEPQMGPSDQISPPQQLQTLHNIGMVKVEPQQLQSFRSLGPVKMESHHSDPSLFLQQQQQQQQQQQQQQILQLSRQNSQAAAAQMSLLQQQRMLQFQQQQQQQQIVKTLPQQRGQLRQQQLLQHNLPVRPPMRSTVYEPGMCARRLTQYMYHQQHRPQDNNIEFWRKFIAEYFAPSAKKRWCVSLYGSGRQTTGVLPQDVWHCEICNHKPGRGFETTVEVLPRLFQIKYASGTLEELLYVDMPREYQNASGQIVLDYAKAIQESVFEQLRVVRDGQLRIVFNPDLKISSWEFCARRHEELIPRRVIIPQVSQLGAMVQRYQAAAQNASLPTQDLQNTCNSFVASARQLAKALEVPLVNDLGYTKRYVRCLQISEVVNSMKDLIDYSKETRSGPIDSLINFPRRTSCSSGLQTQQPQQPEQQQPITQNPNHNDQNSAHATGIQLSAGSSNVVSINNSLNAASSTSTSAATIIGLLHQNSINTRQENQMNTVNSPYGGGNAVQIPSASSSNTLAPSQPNPPSPFSSLAPASNNNPTTTSHNAAHLSSINSPASLSTMQQPASQVHETDPNDSQSSVHQILHELMMSSQLNGVNSLGNDMKPINGITPALSVENCLVGHSLSNNSAISGAGFSGMGGIGLSAAASGMRPGGTNNAMAMNGRVGASHLSQDPTATSHQQQDIGNRLLERIGTVNSFNNLQFDWKSFP from the exons atggtgCCTTCAGGGTCTTCGACTCCCATTGGCGGGGCTCAATCAGTCACTCCTTCCCTTCTCCGGTCGAATTCTGGGTTGCTTGGGGGATCCCAGCCCGGGTTGATTCCATCACCGCCCCCTTTCTCGTCTCTGGTTTCGCCTCGGACCCAGTACAGCAACAGCGGCAGCTTGCTTGGAAACATGTCCAATGTTCCACCCCTCAACAATTCATATGGAAATGGAGGGCCTGTCGGTGGGCTTTCTGGATCAcccatgaatctccaacagcatggTAGCCTTGTTGGTGTTGCTGATATGGTCGGCTCTGCTGAGCCTAACCCTTTGTTGTTCACATCTTCGTCGGGCCAAAGCCAGGGGCAACAACAGTGCTTCCAGAACCCCTCAAGCAGCCAACATGGTCCAGATCAACCACAGTCTCAAATCGATGCAATGCAAAATTTGCAGCAGCAGTTCTCTGTTCCTCAGAGTCAGCAGCTGCCGCTTCGGGGAGGATTGGGTGGCGCAGGACGATTGGGGCCTGTTAAGTTGGAGCCACAGATGGGTCCCAGTGATCAGATTAGTCCGCCGCAGCAATTGCAAACCTTACACAACATTGGTATGGTGAAAGTGGAGCCACAGCAGTTACAGTCCTTCAGAAGCTTGGGTCCTGTAAAAATGGAAAGCCACCATTCAGACCCTTCATTGTTTctccagcagcagcaacaacagcaacagcagcagcaacaacaacagatTTTGCAGTTATCAAGGCAGAATTCTCAGGCTGCAGCTGCACAAATGAGTCTCTTGCAACAGCAACGAATGTTACaatttcagcagcagcagcagcaacagcagattGTCAAAACCCTCCCTCAGCAAAGAGGCCAGTTGCGGCAGCAGCAGCTTCTCCAACACAATCTTCCAGTTAGACCTCCAATGAGATCTACAGTGTATGAGCCAGGAATGTGTGCTCGGAGGTTAACCCAGTATATGTACCATCAGCAGCACCGACCACAG GATAACAACATAGAATTTTGGAGAAAATTTATCGCCGAATACTTTGCACCTAGTGCCAAGAAGAGGTGGTGTGTGTCTCTTTATGGAAGTGGTCGTCAAACTACTGGTGTTCTCCCACAG GATGTGTGGCACTGTGAGATATGCAACCATAAACCTGGACGTGGTTTTG AAACTACTGTTGAGGTTTTACCAAGGCTCTTCCAAATTAAATATGCTAGCGGCACCTTAGAAGAACTTCTATATGTAGACATGCCTCGCGAGTATCAAAATGCTTCTGGTCAAATTGTCTTGGATTATGCTAAGGCAATTCAGGAGAGTGTCTTCGAGCAATTGCGAGTGGTGCGTGATGGCCAGCTGCGAATTGTTTTCAACCCTGATTTAAAG ATTTCTTCTTGGGAATTTTGTGCTAGGCGCCATGAAGAGCTTATTCCTCGAAGAGTTATCATTCCACAG GTTAGTCAACTTGGTGCTATGGTGCAAAGGTATCAGGCTGCTGCTCAAAATGCATCATTACCCACACAAGATTTGCAAAACACTTGTAATTC GTTTGTAGCATCAGCTCGCCAATTGGCCAAAGCTTTGGAAGTTCCATTGGTGAATGATTTAGGATATACAAAAAGATATGTTCGTTGCCTTCAG ATATCTGAAGTGGTTAACAGTATGAAGGATTTGATTGATTATAGCAAAGAAACTAGATCTGGACCTATAG ATAGCTTGATTAACTTCCCTCGAAGGACTTCTTGTTCGTCAGGTCTTCAAACTCAGCAACCCCAACAGCCTGAGCAACAGCAACCCATCACCCAGAATCCGAACCATAATGATCAGAACTCTGCTCATGCCACCGGCATACAGCTTTCTGCTGGTAGCAGTAATGTTGTGAGTATCAATAACTCCCTTAATGCTGCTTCATCTACCTCTACATCTGCAGCAACCATTATTGGTCTCCTCCACCAAAATTCTATAAATACCAGGCAAGAAAACCAGATGAACACAGTAAACAGTCCTTATGGTGGTGGGAATGCTGTTCAGATTCCATCCGCCAGTTCATCCAATACATTAGCTCCATCACAACCCAATCCTCCTTcccctttttcttctttggcaCCTGCTTCCAATAACAATCCGACGACAACCTCTCATAATGCTGCTCATCTGAGCTCCATAAATTCACCTGCAAGCTTGTCAACAATGCAACAGCCTGCATCACAGGTGCATGAGACTGatccaaatgattcacaaagctcTGTCCACCAAATTCTGCATGAGCTGATGATGTCCTCGCAGCTAAATGGTGTCAATTCCTTGGGGAATGACATGAAGCCAATTAATGGGATAACTCCTGCGTTGAGTGTGGAGAACTGCTTAGTTGGACACAGTTTATCCAACAACTCGGCTATCAGTGGCGCAGGCTTTTCAGGCATGGGTGGGATTGGTCTGTCTGCTGCTGCTAGTGGGATGCGGCCAGGAGGGACTAATAATGCTATGGCTATGAATGGGAGGGTCGGAGCGAGTCACCTTTCCCAAGATCCCACAGCTACTAGCCATCAACAGCAAGATATTGGAAATCGACTATTGGAAAGAATAGGAACAGTTAACAGCTTCAATAATCTTCAATTTGATTGGAAGTCCTTTCCTTAA
- the LOC135595760 gene encoding uncharacterized protein LOC135595760 isoform X2 yields MITHRQLRRREIPTGNRFSLAKPVPRGRDDHDSFLGDMEHASPAERTTGKLGGTPSQPLWKTMESPMARSADSSPMHKHHDGKQVVPNPGAREIARYRQDMLDMVREMPESAYELTLRDMVETPRIAQTAQETIEKRREEAKDKAEKVKDQSKGKRRLLRKESMETGVFLRMFVPISLGGGRRKSSGGSNTCAKVSPRPVLAEAEKGGIERMEGELWKKNDSNGK; encoded by the exons ATGATCACTCACCGACAACTCCGACGACGAGAAATCCCCACCGGCAACCGGTTCAGTCTTGCGAAGCCAGTTCCAAGAGGTAGAGATGATCACGATAGCTTCCTAGGTGATATGGAGCATGCTTCGCCGGCAGAAAGAACCACCGGCAAGCTTGGTGGTACTCCTTCACAGCCATTGTGGAAGACCATGGAGTCTCCGATGGCTCGATCGGCTGACAGCTCTCCGATGCACAAGCACCACGACGGTAAGCAAGTAGTTCCGAATCCAGGAGCTCGGGAGATTGCCAGGTACAGGCAGGACATGTTGGATATGGTGAGGGAGATGCCGGAGTCTGCTTATGAACTCACGCTGAGGGATATGGTGGAGACTCCGAGGATAGCCCAGACGGCGCAGGAAACGAtagagaagaggagagaagaggCAAAGGATAAAGCTGAGAAGGTGAAGGATCAAAGTAAAGGGAAGAGAAGGCTGTTGAGAAAAGAGAGCATGGAAACTGGGGTGTTCCTTAGAATGTTCGTGCCAATCTCTCTGGGTGGAGGTAGAAGGAAGAGCTCAGGAGGGTCTAATACTTGCGCAAAGGTGTCACCGAGGCCTGTCCTGGCAGAAGCAGAGAAGGGTGGGATTGAAAGGATGGAGGGAGAGTTGTGGAAGAAGAATGATTCCAACG GAAAATGA